GTTGGCCCCGGCCGCTGGGGCACCGCGGACCGCTGGCTCGGCATCCCCGTGGCATGGAACGACATCTGCGGCGTTGCCGCCATCGTCGAGACCGCCTCGGCCCAGCTGCGGGTGGAGCCGTCGCAGGGCTCGCATTTCTTCCACAACATCACGACGCTGGGCATCAACTACATCATGGTTTCAGGCAAGGATGGGGAGCGCTTCGATTGGGACTGGCTGGAGGCGCAGGAGGTCTCGAGCATGGACGAGCATGTCGTGCATGTCCGGCTGCGGAAGCCCATGCGCATCAAGGTCGACGGTCGGACTTCGCACTGCGCCATCATCCCCGATGACGAAGGTGGCCGGGGGCGGGAGATTATCGTCCCGCCTGCCCCGGGGTGCTGCGCGACGGGGAGCGGGGCGCAAGGTGGGCCCGGGCCGTGCGCACTATGATGTCGCCGACGCGTTCCGAAAGAGCGCTCTGCAGGCTCCAGCACTGGTAGTAGTGGGGCACGCGCAGGGTCTCTCCGGGGGCGAGGTCGACGAGTTCGCCGTTTTTCATGTGCGGTTCGGCCAGGTTGCGCGAGACCATGCCGAAGGCGCCGCCCTGGAGGATGAGCCCCTGGAAGCCGATGTTGGACGGCATGACGTGCACGGGCGGGCTGACCTCCCGGCCGAAGCGCTGCTGCAGGAATTCGTGCTGCAGGGCGTCCTTGTGGCTGAACATGACCATGGGCGCCTGGCCTGCGGCCTCGAGGTCGAAGCCGCCCGGGCAGTGCCGGGCCCGGAAGTCGGGCGTGGCCACGCAGAGGTATTCCATGTCGCCCAGATCGCGGGTCGCCAAACCCTGGAAATTTGCCGGGGTCGAGGTGATGGCGCCCTGCACCTCGCCCGAGCGCAGGTAGGCGTGGGTTACGGACTGGTCGTCGACGATGAGGTCCAGGAGTACCTTGGCCTCGGCCAGGATTTCCCGCGCGCCCGCCAGAAACCATGTGTCCAGGCTGTCGGCGTTGACGGCCAGGGATACCGTGACGAAATCGTCCGACCGTTCCGGGGCCAGTTCCTCGAAGAGGGACTGCTCCAGCATGGAGAGCTGCCGGAAATGCCGCAGCACGGCCATGCCTGCCGGCGTGGGCCGTACCGGGGCCGACCGGACCACGAGCATCTGCCCCACCCGCTCCTCCAACTGGCGGACTCGTTGGGAAACGGCGGATTGAGTCAGAAAGAGCGCGCGGGCGGCCTTTTCGAAGCTCTGTTCGGTGATGACCGCGGCCAGGGCCTGGAGGTGTTTGGTATCGAGCATAATATTTTTTTATGATGAAGAAAAATTATTCGTTTTCCTTATGTCTCGTTCTCCCTTATTGGCCAGGGCAACACAGCGCAAGGAGAACATCATGATCACGACGCCATTTCTGCAGGGCATGGGGACCGGGGCCGGCCTCATCATCGCCATCGGGGCCCAGAACGCCTTTGTGCTGAACCAGGGCCTGCACCGCAACCATCATCTCACGGTGGCGCTCATCTGCGCCATGAGCGACGCCCTGCTCATCACCCTCGGCCTGTCCGGCATGGGCGTGGTTCTGGCGCAAAGCAGCGAATTCGCGGCATGGGCAACATGGTTCGGCGCCGTGTTTCTGTTCTGGTACGGCCTGCGTTCCTTTCGTTCGGCGCTACGCTCGGGCGGTCTCGAACCGGGGGAGCGCGTGCGTATGGGCCTCGGGGCCACCGTGGCCGCCACGCTGGCCGTGACGTACCTGAATCCGCACGTCTACCTGGACACAGTGCTCCTGCTCGGCTCCATCGGCGGCCGCTACCCCGAGGCGGAGCGTTTCCTCTTTGGCGCCGGTGCGGCCACGGCCTCCCTGGCCTGGTTTCTGGCCCTGGGCCTCGGCGCGCGCCTGCTGCTGCCCTTTTTCCGCCATCCGCGCTCCTGGGCCGCGCTCGACGTTCTGGTGGGCCTGACCATGTGGGGAGTGGCCGCGTCCCTGGTGAAGGGAGCCCTGGGCGCGTAGCGTCGTCACGGGCACTTTACCCCGCAGCCTGCGGCGGCTATCACCTCCCCAACGGAGGAACGATGGCCAAGAACTACGACCCGCGCATGCACACGGCGGAACACATCCTCAATCAGACCATGGACCGGCTCTTCGCCTGCGGTCGCTGCTTTTCGGCCCACGTCAACCCCGACAAGGCCAAGTGCGACTACCATTTCGACCGCGACCTGACCGAGGTCGAGGCCCGCGACGTGGAGGCAAGGGTGAACGCCGTCATCACCGCAGACCTGCCTGTCTTCGCCGAAAACATGGCCAGGTCAGAGGCCGAGCCTCTCTTCAATCTCGAACGTCTGCCCGAAGGCGCGCCTGACGAGCTGCGCGTGGTCCGCATCGGCGATTACGACGCCTGCCCCTGCATCGGCGAGCACGCGGACCGAACCGGAGTGCTCGGCGCTTTCCGCCTGACCACCCATTCCTTCGAGAACGGCGTGCTCAGGCTGCGCTTCAAACTGGCCAGACCCGCATGACCGGGGGCGCTCTTCCCGCCCACGGGGGCAACGTCATTGCCGCGGCCAAGACTCTGGGCTGCGACCCGGAAGAGATTCTGGACTTCTCGGCCAACATCAACCCGCTGGGTCCGCCGCCCTGGCTGCGGCCGGTCGTGGCCAGAGCCTTGTCCTCGGCGGGACATTACCCCGAACCGCGCGCCGATGCCCTGCGGCGGATGGCCGCGGACCGTCTGGGGATAGGTCCGGAAAATGTGACGGCCGGGAACGGCTCCTCGGAGCTGCTGTACGCCCTGCCGCGCGTATGCAGTTCCATGGGCATCCGCCGCGCCGTGCTGCCCGTGCCGTGCTACGGCGACTACGAGCGGGCCTGCGCGGCAGCGGGCCTTGTCTGCGAGCGTCTGACCCTGCGGCCGGAAACGGGCTTCGGCCTGGACTGGGCAGGCGTCGAATCGCTGCTGGCCGATCCCGCCCTGGTCATTCTCGGCCAGCCATCAAACCCCGCCGGCGTCCTGCTCGAACCTGAGCGCATTCTCGACATGGCCGACCGGCATCCGGCAAGTTTTTTCCTGGTGGACGAGGCCTTCGCCGACTTTGTGCCCGGGCTTTTTCGGCTGGGCG
This genomic interval from Desulfomicrobium escambiense DSM 10707 contains the following:
- a CDS encoding LysR family transcriptional regulator ArgP, which translates into the protein MLDTKHLQALAAVITEQSFEKAARALFLTQSAVSQRVRQLEERVGQMLVVRSAPVRPTPAGMAVLRHFRQLSMLEQSLFEELAPERSDDFVTVSLAVNADSLDTWFLAGAREILAEAKVLLDLIVDDQSVTHAYLRSGEVQGAITSTPANFQGLATRDLGDMEYLCVATPDFRARHCPGGFDLEAAGQAPMVMFSHKDALQHEFLQQRFGREVSPPVHVMPSNIGFQGLILQGGAFGMVSRNLAEPHMKNGELVDLAPGETLRVPHYYQCWSLQSALSERVGDIIVRTARAHLAPRSPSRSTPGQAGR
- a CDS encoding LysE/ArgO family amino acid transporter, whose protein sequence is MITTPFLQGMGTGAGLIIAIGAQNAFVLNQGLHRNHHLTVALICAMSDALLITLGLSGMGVVLAQSSEFAAWATWFGAVFLFWYGLRSFRSALRSGGLEPGERVRMGLGATVAATLAVTYLNPHVYLDTVLLLGSIGGRYPEAERFLFGAGAATASLAWFLALGLGARLLLPFFRHPRSWAALDVLVGLTMWGVAASLVKGALGA